From a region of the Narcine bancroftii isolate sNarBan1 chromosome 5, sNarBan1.hap1, whole genome shotgun sequence genome:
- the LOC138762871 gene encoding ICOS ligand-like, with amino-acid sequence MKNWWMGIFLLVTCGVAGDCTMQQMDRGRQARWAHHTTVVLGLLGQEIILPCVDAKAGRTDWRFLLVSWQRGKEVVHAQDGWGSQKEGQHKRYTNRTTMDEQAFGRGDYSLRLTGLRRADEGDYKCILLQDVKLQESTVTLVTAANFSRPVIEGPDSELTEEGQTVNLTCLSWGGYPKPRVSWMDGDERPLTNATQDNQTSADPVSGLWNISSWIQVKPTPNSSYTCTVLNTRTGERRSSVPWHGIWEDDAKLGRRNKTFSLVMAAVMVCGILVALGLVLLNLRKGSHHPEMHTGRYEEHQTIALNSQLPC; translated from the exons GTGACTGCACCATGCAGCAGATGGACAGAGGCCGGCAAGCAAGGTGGGCACACCACACCACCGTGGTGCTGGGCCTGTTGGGCCAGGAGATCATCCTGCCCTGCGTGGATGCCAAGGCGGGGCGGACGGATTGGCGATTCCTGCTGGTGTCGTGGCAGAGGGGCAAGGAGGTGGTCCACGCCCAGGATGGGTGGGGATCGCAGAAGGAAGGGCAGCATAAGCGGTACACCAACCGGACGACCATGGACGAGCAGGCGTTTGGCCGCGGGGACTACTCGCTGAGGCTGACCGGGCTGAGGAGGGCAGACGAGGGTGACTACAAGTGTATCCTGCTGCAAGATGTCAAGCTGCAGGAGAGCACGGTTACGCTGGTCACGGCAG CCAACTTCAGCCGTCCAGTGATCGAGGGGCCAGATTCCGAGCTCACTGAGGAAGGCCAGACCGTAAATCTGACCTGTCTGTCGTGGGGTGGTTACCCCAAGCCGAGGGTGAGCTGGATGGATGGGGATGAGCGCCCTCTGACCAATGCCACCCAGGACAACCAGACCAGCGCTGACCCCGTCTCCGGACTCTGGAACATCAGCAGCTGGATCCAAGTCAAACCAACCCCCAACTCCAGCTACACCTGCACCGTCCTCAACACGCGGACGGGGGAGAGGAGGAGCTCAGTCCCCTGGCACG GAATCTGGGAGGATGATGCCAAACTGGGACGGCGGAACAAAACCTTTTCATTGGTCATGGCGGCAGTGATGGTCTGTGGAATCCTCGTTGCTCTGGGCCTCGTGCTTCTCAATCTCAGGAAGGGGTCTCACCATCCAG AAATGCACACGGGCCGTTATGAAGAGCACCAAACAATTGCCTTGAACAGTCAGCTGCCATGTTAA